Proteins co-encoded in one Parascardovia denticolens DSM 10105 = JCM 12538 genomic window:
- the rpe gene encoding ribulose-phosphate 3-epimerase — translation MKLMTIKIAPSILSADFVNLQSELEAIKTADLVHVDVMDHHFVPNLTMGEPIVKRICEVSPIPVDAHLMIEDPDRWAPEFARCGARSVTFHMGAAHAPVRLARQLHDMGAKACFAVRPAEPVESIFDILDEFDMILIMTVEPGFGGQKFLSNQMGKVRRLRDEITRRGLSTSIQVDGGVSPTTAPIVAEAGADVLVAGSAVYGVKNPADAIAAIRQKAEAAFRR, via the coding sequence ATGAAGCTTATGACTATTAAGATTGCACCGAGCATTTTGTCCGCCGACTTCGTGAATCTGCAAAGCGAGCTTGAAGCCATCAAGACCGCCGACCTGGTCCACGTGGATGTCATGGATCATCATTTCGTCCCGAACCTGACCATGGGGGAGCCCATCGTCAAAAGGATCTGCGAGGTTTCCCCCATTCCGGTGGACGCTCATCTGATGATCGAAGACCCGGACAGGTGGGCCCCCGAGTTCGCCCGTTGCGGCGCTCGATCCGTCACCTTCCATATGGGAGCCGCCCACGCCCCCGTCCGTCTGGCCCGTCAGCTGCACGACATGGGGGCCAAAGCCTGCTTCGCCGTCCGTCCGGCGGAACCGGTGGAGTCCATTTTCGATATCTTGGATGAGTTCGACATGATCCTCATCATGACGGTGGAGCCCGGTTTCGGCGGTCAGAAATTCCTGTCCAACCAGATGGGCAAGGTCCGCCGTCTGCGCGACGAAATCACCCGGAGGGGACTGTCCACCAGCATCCAGGTGGATGGGGGAGTCAGCCCCACCACCGCCCCCATCGTGGCTGAGGCCGGGGCCGACGTCTTGGTCGCTGGTTCCGCCGTCTACGGGGTCAAGAATCCCGCGGACGCCATCGCCGCGATCCGTCAGAAAGCCGAGGCTGCCTTCCGCAGGTAG
- a CDS encoding CDP-alcohol phosphatidyltransferase family protein: MTDEESRLDAQKEEELKPKNVVFTIPNFVSLLRLISIPVISYLIYREQMWAALVVLAFSGLTDGLDGFLARRLHQVSKFGQLLDPIADRLLILCTVLAFGLAGLLPWWLLGAIALRDFIMAIEVVIIAQYDYGPLPVNFVGKVGTALLMIAIPCLIVADISKGDFFTALHLLAVAGVIWGVVCYWVAGGVYLKQGYDILRLERTKKAA, encoded by the coding sequence ATGACAGACGAAGAGTCCAGGCTGGACGCTCAGAAGGAAGAGGAGCTGAAACCGAAGAACGTCGTCTTCACCATACCGAATTTCGTCAGTCTCCTCAGACTCATCTCCATTCCCGTCATTTCCTATCTGATTTATCGGGAGCAGATGTGGGCGGCCCTTGTCGTCCTCGCCTTCTCCGGACTCACCGACGGCTTGGATGGCTTCCTGGCCAGGCGGCTTCACCAAGTATCCAAGTTTGGGCAACTTTTGGACCCCATCGCCGACAGGCTTCTCATCCTGTGCACGGTATTGGCTTTCGGCCTCGCCGGCCTCCTGCCATGGTGGCTTTTAGGGGCCATCGCCTTGCGTGACTTCATCATGGCCATCGAAGTGGTCATCATAGCCCAATACGACTATGGCCCTTTGCCTGTGAATTTCGTCGGCAAGGTCGGCACGGCCTTGCTCATGATCGCCATCCCCTGCCTGATCGTCGCCGACATCAGCAAGGGGGACTTCTTCACCGCCCTCCATCTTCTGGCCGTCGCCGGGGTGATCTGGGGGGTCGTCTGTTATTGGGTGGCCGGAGGGGTTTACCTGAAACAGGGGTATGACATCCTGCGTCTGGAACGCACGAAGAAGGCCGCATGA
- a CDS encoding DUF881 domain-containing protein, with protein sequence MSRESASGLNQDPAGPTDSKEGRMASGTTTSETATSEMKKPGRGSWGSRSRLFSDRDRLSSDPWSDASTPVPILSRESRDPSIYLKDPIQDPDDLETFVPTAGAIQQRAIFSSDVRRLLRYEAVEDRSGQETRRGHRGSRSSSRLLDDLINRPMDQMYEDSTLTAHWETPIQKWIQKAISFILCVAIGISGMQAIRLLQKDTRAKVRATLSQQVTTAVKRQRTVEDQVSKLQSQRDSQISSIRKMNLTPQQKSDNLADALTPVSGPGIKIVITNPTREAQNDSNRVSAGLQKQTLTDSHMQIIVARLWYYGAEAISINGIRLGAQSSIRLAGNNILIGTVPISSPYTIEAIGDSNNLTSAIDETHNPQLRQALQSYGIQVSFSRQGDLKLPAVTSVTVEKAKEK encoded by the coding sequence ATGAGCCGAGAATCCGCCTCCGGCCTGAATCAGGATCCCGCAGGCCCTACAGACTCAAAAGAAGGCCGGATGGCTTCGGGGACGACGACCTCGGAAACAGCGACTTCGGAGATGAAGAAACCAGGCCGTGGATCGTGGGGGAGCAGGTCCCGGCTCTTCTCCGACAGGGACCGCCTCTCATCCGACCCCTGGTCAGACGCCTCCACCCCGGTCCCCATCCTCTCCCGGGAATCCCGGGACCCCTCCATCTACTTGAAAGACCCCATCCAGGATCCAGACGACTTGGAGACTTTCGTCCCTACGGCTGGAGCCATCCAGCAAAGGGCGATCTTCTCTTCGGACGTCCGCCGCCTCCTGCGTTACGAGGCCGTGGAGGACCGCTCCGGTCAAGAGACCAGACGAGGGCATCGAGGGAGTCGGTCCTCCTCCCGGCTTTTGGACGACCTGATCAACCGTCCTATGGACCAGATGTACGAAGATTCGACCTTGACCGCGCATTGGGAGACCCCGATCCAGAAATGGATCCAAAAGGCCATCTCCTTCATCCTCTGCGTGGCCATCGGGATCAGCGGCATGCAGGCCATCCGCCTCCTGCAGAAGGACACCAGGGCCAAGGTGCGGGCCACTTTGAGCCAGCAAGTGACGACGGCGGTCAAACGGCAGAGGACGGTGGAAGACCAGGTATCCAAACTCCAAAGCCAGCGGGACTCCCAGATCTCCTCCATCCGGAAGATGAACCTGACCCCCCAACAGAAATCGGACAACCTCGCCGATGCTCTGACCCCGGTTTCCGGCCCCGGAATCAAGATCGTCATCACCAATCCGACCAGAGAAGCCCAGAACGATTCCAACCGGGTCTCCGCCGGCCTGCAGAAGCAGACTCTGACCGACTCCCATATGCAGATCATCGTTGCCCGCCTGTGGTATTACGGGGCGGAAGCCATCTCCATCAACGGGATTCGGCTCGGCGCCCAAAGCTCCATCCGTCTGGCCGGCAACAACATCCTCATCGGGACGGTTCCCATCTCGTCCCCCTATACCATCGAAGCCATAGGGGATTCGAATAACTTGACATCGGCCATAGATGAAACGCATAATCCACAGTTGCGTCAGGCCTTGCAGTCCTATGGGATTCAGGTCTCTTTTTCCCGGCAAGGGGACTTGAAGCTCCCGGCCGTCACCAGCGTCACCGTGGAGAAAGCAAAGGAGAAATAA
- a CDS encoding small basic family protein has product MAAIIGLIVGVVAGIFFQPSVPIWLQPYLPIMVVAALDALLGAARSYFERNFSDRVFIISFIANVVTAALLVLIGSQLGVGSQLTTAVIVVLGIRIFSNVSAIRRYIFRA; this is encoded by the coding sequence ATGGCAGCAATCATCGGCCTTATCGTAGGAGTCGTGGCGGGGATCTTCTTCCAGCCCAGCGTCCCCATCTGGCTCCAACCGTACCTGCCCATCATGGTGGTCGCCGCCTTGGACGCTCTTCTGGGAGCCGCCCGGTCCTACTTCGAACGGAACTTCAGCGACCGGGTCTTCATCATCTCCTTCATCGCCAACGTGGTCACCGCGGCCTTGCTGGTCCTCATCGGCTCCCAACTAGGGGTCGGTTCCCAGCTGACGACCGCCGTGATCGTGGTCCTAGGCATCCGCATCTTCTCGAACGTGTCGGCCATCCGCCGGTACATCTTCCGGGCATGA
- a CDS encoding DUF881 domain-containing protein: MTKDDMTEARENVEDEATVDRSDDPAGAEESNALSEGKVGDKKGDKGTKKGKAKEEKEEDEEEQTGAFPVIPRKKVKRIPRISPMVRNKALASVLIFVLCLALGFGYMWQSRNVDTTYSNLSEDELVRLLDETNSQISKLETQKANLNSQLSSIKSAANKQEEIIKIAKENEQINGILSGRLQAQGQGAVITITQKRTPISSTVLFSVLEELRNAGAEVIELNHVRIITSSYIVDTANGVECDGQLISSPYVFRAIGSSSALDNAINIAGGVGSKLRVTYGATVKVEESDKVLISATVQSRENKYAKAVGD, translated from the coding sequence ATGACCAAGGATGATATGACGGAAGCCAGGGAAAACGTCGAGGATGAAGCCACGGTGGACAGGTCCGACGACCCAGCCGGAGCGGAAGAAAGCAACGCACTGTCCGAAGGCAAGGTCGGCGATAAAAAAGGGGACAAGGGGACGAAGAAAGGGAAAGCGAAAGAGGAAAAGGAGGAGGACGAAGAGGAACAGACCGGAGCCTTCCCCGTCATTCCCCGCAAGAAGGTCAAACGGATCCCTCGGATTTCGCCCATGGTCCGCAACAAGGCCCTGGCCAGCGTCCTCATCTTCGTCCTGTGCCTGGCCTTGGGTTTCGGCTACATGTGGCAATCCCGGAACGTCGATACCACCTACAGCAACTTGAGCGAAGACGAGTTGGTCCGCCTCCTGGACGAGACCAATTCCCAGATCAGCAAGCTGGAGACGCAGAAAGCCAACCTGAATTCCCAGCTTTCCTCCATCAAGAGCGCCGCCAACAAACAGGAGGAGATCATCAAGATCGCCAAGGAGAACGAGCAGATCAACGGGATCCTTTCCGGACGACTGCAGGCCCAAGGCCAAGGGGCGGTCATCACCATCACCCAGAAGAGGACCCCCATCTCATCCACCGTCCTCTTCAGCGTCCTGGAGGAATTGCGAAACGCCGGGGCGGAAGTGATCGAGCTCAACCATGTGCGCATCATCACCTCCTCCTACATCGTCGACACAGCCAACGGGGTGGAATGCGACGGCCAGCTCATCTCTTCACCCTACGTTTTCCGGGCCATCGGCTCCTCTTCCGCCTTGGATAACGCCATCAACATCGCCGGCGGGGTCGGTTCCAAGCTGAGGGTAACGTACGGGGCGACGGTTAAAGTAGAGGAATCGGATAAGGTTTTGATTAGCGCTACGGTGCAATCCAGAGAAAACAAATATGCGAAAGCGGTAGGTGACTAA
- a CDS encoding FHA domain-containing protein produces MTDPIPSAGETTSIGLPAINIPVTQTGERPLTADDLDTISKLGPQDALLISTRGPLSGSRYLLDEDELTVGRDPHEDIMLDDGTVSRSHAVFKRIEGRYHVEDRGSLNGTYVNRERVEDTVLRNGDEIMIGKYRFVFFTKSAVVAQ; encoded by the coding sequence ATGACGGATCCTATACCATCTGCAGGTGAGACGACCAGCATTGGCTTGCCCGCTATCAATATTCCCGTGACGCAGACGGGGGAGAGGCCCCTGACTGCCGACGATCTGGACACCATCTCCAAGCTGGGCCCCCAGGACGCCCTGCTCATCTCCACCCGGGGACCCTTGTCCGGCTCCCGCTACCTTCTTGACGAAGACGAGCTCACCGTCGGCCGCGATCCTCATGAGGACATCATGCTTGACGACGGCACGGTCTCGAGGTCCCATGCGGTCTTCAAGCGGATCGAAGGGCGCTATCATGTGGAAGACCGGGGGAGCCTCAACGGCACCTACGTGAACCGGGAGCGGGTGGAAGACACAGTCCTGCGCAACGGCGATGAGATCATGATAGGGAAGTACCGCTTCGTTTTCTTCACAAAGTCTGCCGTCGTTGCTCAATAA
- a CDS encoding MerR family transcriptional regulator — protein sequence MMKDMKTETQAQGRPQLSLHVRLSDRTELKAQDAVQGELFETSDSKDLKRGYKGPVAAKVAGITYRQLDYWARKQIVEPSITPSHGSGSRRLYSFKDVVILAVSKRLLDAGVNLQNVNKAISFLMNHESKDLEQMTILCDGQRVVDCQSDRQMMELMSSGQAIFGVSVSVIWHKVEASLDQTDYVDLTDSQVKAHPGRVIDELAERRLRKRIELQKAQRQEHRARVI from the coding sequence ATGATGAAAGACATGAAGACAGAGACTCAAGCTCAAGGCAGGCCGCAGCTTTCCCTGCACGTCCGCTTGTCCGACAGGACAGAGCTGAAGGCTCAGGACGCCGTTCAGGGGGAGCTTTTCGAGACCTCGGACAGCAAGGACCTCAAGCGGGGCTATAAAGGACCGGTCGCCGCCAAAGTCGCGGGGATCACTTACCGTCAGCTTGATTACTGGGCCCGCAAGCAAATCGTGGAGCCGTCCATCACACCTTCGCATGGTTCCGGGTCCCGCCGGCTGTATTCCTTCAAGGACGTTGTCATCCTGGCCGTATCCAAGCGGCTCTTGGACGCAGGGGTGAACCTGCAGAACGTGAACAAGGCCATTTCCTTCCTCATGAACCATGAAAGCAAGGATCTAGAGCAGATGACCATCCTGTGCGATGGTCAGCGGGTGGTCGATTGCCAGTCCGACCGGCAGATGATGGAATTGATGAGTTCCGGACAAGCCATTTTCGGCGTCTCCGTGAGCGTCATCTGGCATAAGGTCGAGGCCAGCCTGGACCAGACCGATTACGTGGACCTGACCGACAGCCAAGTCAAGGCGCATCCTGGACGTGTGATTGATGAATTGGCTGAACGTCGTTTGCGCAAACGGATCGAGCTGCAGAAGGCCCAGCGACAGGAGCATCGGGCTCGAGTGATTTGA
- a CDS encoding RNA polymerase-binding protein RbpA, translated as MAERSLRGMSIGAKSLESDDNVDFAARKDVTYVCPQGHRTILPLSADVEAPESWECRCGQIAHREDVDDVADENGSKPQRTHWDMLMERRTEEELSELLKKRLKMHEDGWIPDYE; from the coding sequence ATGGCAGAACGTTCTCTTCGAGGCATGAGTATCGGGGCGAAATCCTTGGAGTCGGACGACAACGTCGATTTCGCGGCCCGCAAGGATGTGACTTATGTGTGCCCGCAAGGCCACAGGACGATCCTTCCTCTGTCCGCCGACGTGGAGGCTCCGGAATCTTGGGAATGCCGGTGCGGTCAGATCGCTCATCGGGAGGATGTCGATGACGTCGCCGACGAAAACGGCTCGAAGCCGCAACGGACCCATTGGGACATGCTCATGGAAAGGCGGACGGAAGAAGAGTTGTCTGAATTGCTCAAGAAGCGCCTGAAGATGCATGAGGATGGGTGGATTCCGGATTACGAGTGA
- a CDS encoding DEAD/DEAH box helicase, protein MSKHWRHRQAADRAKEASENEALIEYRWESEDRDQLTPAQRFQAYSRGKSRRTSKSQVSDQDRQTGLGRVSRKDSQAGSSTSSSDSASSPTSSGTGYLAHLYEESLDFDLDKFQRRALTELEAGNNVLVAAPTGAGKTIIADFAIYLARQGNVKAFYTTPIKALSNQKYHDLVRIYGPDKVGLLTGDMSINSEADIVVMTTEVLRNMLYEGSTTLTALRYVILDEVHYLADRMRGQVWEEVIIHLPKDVKVVGLSATVSNVEDFANWIQSVRGKTSLIVSEKRPVPLIQEVMLQESDRKEPRLFDLYQDDQEVGKGAKVNPQLIVALDQLERKAQRQTFSHQAPGRGKNKVGAYGRKGLKGRHGNRGGGKMPTSSADAGHHTPRWWAVVDELDFLGLLPGIYFIFSRNGCDQAVSQCMQAGLSLTSREEAQEIRQIVDSMAYGQLTADDKKALRFADFRHALEEGIAPHHAGMITLYRQIVEKLFEQGLLKVVFATETLALGINMPARSVVVEKLEKFNGVSHETLSPGEFTQLTGRAGRRGIDPVGYSVIVDHPGFLPQTALALASKRVYPLHSSFAPTFNMAVNLLNRYDLQTARRTLDHSFAQWEATLSAKNLDAQIQTSRQTLEGYEKDFACDYGDFADFMRIRLALTDLERSGRRQLKHQRFANEKARKRAFADLDARIADLKKQEKEHPCRSCPDLDSHLRIGYKWGRLLKELDRLEERYNSRTGTVSRQFDRLCSILSMLDYIEDVNEMNITDEVNATSEENETSEAENRARAGHSDQPSYRLTESGQLLRRIYSEKDIVLAQVLHEGTLDSLTAEEMASVASAFVYEPRRGSSTGMPRHFPGGEKGRLAQTAYQVLRTFQEINGLCEDYGTDSLPDIDFGLSEIMFNWVTDKPLTNILRDSDLTGGDFVRNCKRTVDILTQISTVGDFLPDSRTAEVAHEAAALVNKGIVAYSGIDEE, encoded by the coding sequence ATGAGTAAACATTGGCGTCATAGGCAAGCCGCCGACCGGGCAAAAGAGGCGTCCGAAAACGAGGCCTTGATCGAATACCGATGGGAATCCGAAGACAGGGATCAATTGACTCCGGCCCAGCGTTTCCAGGCCTATAGCAGGGGGAAATCCCGACGGACCTCAAAATCCCAGGTCTCTGACCAAGACCGGCAGACAGGCTTAGGAAGAGTCTCACGAAAGGACTCACAGGCCGGTTCGTCTACAAGTTCATCCGATTCTGCCAGTTCACCCACTTCATCAGGAACCGGGTACCTGGCCCACCTGTATGAAGAGTCTTTGGATTTCGACCTGGATAAGTTCCAACGGCGGGCCCTGACCGAACTCGAAGCCGGCAATAACGTCCTGGTGGCCGCTCCCACCGGGGCGGGCAAGACGATCATCGCCGATTTCGCCATCTACCTGGCCCGGCAAGGCAACGTCAAAGCCTTCTACACAACTCCCATTAAGGCTTTGAGCAACCAGAAATACCATGACCTGGTCAGGATCTACGGACCGGACAAGGTGGGGCTTCTGACCGGGGACATGTCCATCAACTCGGAAGCGGACATCGTGGTCATGACGACGGAAGTCCTGCGGAACATGCTTTACGAAGGGTCAACCACCCTGACGGCCTTGCGTTACGTCATCCTGGATGAGGTGCATTACCTGGCCGACCGCATGCGGGGCCAGGTCTGGGAAGAGGTGATCATCCACCTGCCCAAGGACGTGAAGGTCGTGGGCCTGTCCGCAACCGTCTCCAACGTCGAGGACTTCGCGAATTGGATCCAATCGGTCAGGGGGAAGACCAGCCTGATCGTCTCAGAGAAACGCCCGGTCCCCCTCATCCAGGAAGTCATGCTACAGGAGTCCGATAGGAAGGAGCCCCGGCTTTTCGACCTCTACCAGGACGATCAGGAAGTGGGGAAGGGGGCCAAAGTCAATCCCCAGCTCATCGTCGCCTTGGACCAGCTTGAACGGAAGGCCCAGCGCCAGACTTTCTCCCATCAGGCCCCTGGCCGGGGAAAGAACAAAGTCGGGGCTTATGGCCGCAAAGGTTTGAAAGGCCGACATGGGAACAGAGGTGGAGGGAAGATGCCGACATCTTCCGCAGACGCCGGTCACCATACACCTCGGTGGTGGGCCGTGGTCGATGAGCTGGACTTCCTCGGCCTCTTGCCCGGCATCTATTTCATCTTCTCCCGTAACGGTTGCGACCAGGCCGTCTCCCAATGCATGCAGGCTGGATTGTCCCTTACCTCCCGCGAGGAAGCCCAAGAGATCCGCCAGATCGTCGATTCCATGGCTTATGGGCAGCTGACTGCCGACGATAAGAAAGCCCTTCGTTTCGCTGATTTCCGCCATGCCTTGGAAGAGGGGATAGCCCCACACCATGCCGGGATGATCACCCTCTACCGCCAGATCGTCGAAAAGCTCTTCGAACAAGGCCTTTTGAAGGTCGTCTTCGCCACCGAGACCTTGGCCTTGGGGATCAATATGCCGGCCAGAAGCGTGGTCGTGGAGAAGCTGGAAAAATTCAACGGGGTCAGTCACGAGACTTTGTCTCCGGGGGAGTTCACCCAGTTGACGGGCCGGGCCGGTCGCAGGGGAATCGATCCGGTGGGCTATTCGGTCATCGTGGATCATCCTGGCTTCCTGCCTCAGACCGCCTTGGCCCTGGCCTCCAAGCGCGTCTATCCCTTGCATTCCAGCTTCGCTCCCACCTTCAACATGGCCGTCAACCTCCTGAACCGCTATGATCTGCAGACCGCCCGACGGACCTTGGACCATTCCTTCGCCCAGTGGGAGGCCACCCTTTCCGCTAAGAACCTGGATGCGCAGATTCAGACCTCGCGCCAGACCTTGGAGGGGTATGAGAAGGACTTCGCCTGCGATTATGGGGATTTCGCCGACTTCATGCGGATCCGCCTGGCTCTGACCGACTTGGAGCGGTCGGGTAGAAGGCAGCTGAAACACCAGCGGTTCGCGAATGAGAAGGCCAGGAAGCGCGCCTTCGCCGACCTGGACGCCCGCATCGCTGATTTGAAGAAACAGGAGAAAGAGCATCCCTGCCGTTCCTGCCCGGACCTCGACTCCCATCTGCGGATCGGTTATAAATGGGGCCGTCTGCTCAAAGAGCTGGACCGTTTGGAAGAACGGTACAATTCCCGCACCGGAACCGTCTCCCGGCAGTTCGACCGTCTCTGTTCCATCTTGAGCATGCTTGATTACATTGAGGATGTGAACGAGATGAACATCACGGACGAGGTGAATGCGACAAGCGAGGAAAACGAGACAAGCGAAGCGGAAAATAGGGCCAGAGCCGGTCATTCCGACCAGCCGAGCTACCGTTTGACCGAATCAGGGCAGCTCCTGCGCCGGATTTACAGCGAGAAGGATATCGTTTTGGCCCAGGTCCTGCATGAGGGGACCCTGGACTCCTTGACCGCCGAAGAGATGGCTTCGGTGGCTTCCGCCTTCGTCTATGAACCCCGGCGCGGGTCCTCTACCGGCATGCCTCGGCATTTCCCCGGAGGGGAAAAGGGGAGACTGGCCCAGACCGCCTACCAGGTCCTGCGAACTTTCCAGGAAATCAACGGACTGTGTGAGGATTATGGGACCGACTCCTTGCCTGACATCGATTTCGGCCTAAGCGAAATCATGTTCAACTGGGTGACCGACAAGCCTTTGACCAACATCCTTCGGGATTCCGATCTGACTGGTGGGGATTTCGTACGGAATTGCAAACGGACGGTCGATATCCTCACTCAGATCTCCACCGTGGGCGATTTCCTCCCGGATTCCCGTACAGCGGAGGTCGCCCATGAGGCTGCGGCCCTAGTGAATAAAGGGATCGTGGCCTATAGCGGAATCGATGAGGAATGA
- a CDS encoding diacylglycerol/lipid kinase family protein: protein MRQARTKKPGGVRLGLLTNPASDLGKGRKADERIITLLRKKTKELGYRLRVLSAPDAATSLDLVRSALPDLDLLLVAGGDGIVHIAANALSGSDLPVGIIACGSDNDFARGLGLPIHEIETSVDLLLEAWMQRSILPVDLLAVDPLPSDSGASDAFGASKASNVSTASTERVGGQRTVYVAGSLSCSIDAAINQRANRSPLPWGPLRYVQAGVSEASHPLAYGFRLGLDAGGTEDGPDKPATLSPETPLLLISNAQCISSGIRISPYSSLQDGHLDLVLTKWTPSPLQAIRTLLRGYKGLHIQDRLIGWKRVKAVTIAASGRGTEPPDLMGDGEMIGRLPVRVSCRPRAVRILFPLGLDDPEKNQKDGVQTDGRHKDRI from the coding sequence GTGAGGCAGGCCAGAACGAAAAAGCCGGGGGGAGTCCGCCTCGGGCTGCTGACTAACCCTGCCTCGGACTTGGGAAAAGGACGCAAGGCCGACGAGCGCATCATCACTCTCCTCCGGAAAAAGACCAAAGAGCTGGGCTATCGTCTGCGGGTCCTCTCAGCCCCTGATGCGGCCACCTCTTTAGATCTGGTCCGTTCCGCCCTGCCTGACCTCGATCTTCTCCTCGTGGCCGGGGGAGACGGGATCGTCCATATAGCTGCCAACGCCTTGTCCGGCAGCGACCTGCCTGTGGGCATCATCGCTTGCGGGTCCGATAACGATTTCGCCCGCGGATTGGGCCTACCCATCCACGAAATCGAAACCAGCGTCGACCTCCTTTTGGAGGCCTGGATGCAGCGGTCCATCCTCCCCGTGGACCTGCTCGCCGTCGATCCCCTTCCTTCCGACTCGGGCGCTTCAGACGCTTTCGGCGCTTCCAAAGCTTCCAACGTATCCACCGCTTCCACCGAGCGAGTGGGCGGCCAACGAACCGTCTACGTGGCTGGCTCCCTGAGCTGCTCCATCGACGCCGCCATCAATCAAAGGGCCAATCGTTCACCCCTGCCGTGGGGGCCTTTGCGTTACGTCCAAGCGGGGGTCTCGGAAGCCAGCCATCCCCTGGCTTACGGTTTCCGCCTTGGTCTGGACGCGGGCGGGACCGAGGACGGGCCGGATAAGCCGGCGACCCTTTCCCCGGAGACCCCCCTCCTTTTGATTTCCAACGCACAGTGTATAAGCAGCGGAATCAGGATTTCGCCTTATTCCTCCTTGCAAGACGGCCACCTGGATCTGGTTTTGACCAAATGGACGCCCAGCCCCCTGCAGGCCATCAGGACCTTGCTCAGAGGCTACAAGGGACTGCACATCCAGGACCGGTTGATCGGCTGGAAGCGGGTGAAGGCGGTGACGATAGCGGCCAGCGGTCGCGGGACCGAACCCCCTGATCTCATGGGGGATGGGGAGATGATAGGCCGTCTGCCCGTCAGAGTCAGCTGCCGGCCGAGAGCCGTGCGTATCCTTTTTCCTCTTGGTCTTGATGACCCCGAAAAGAATCAAAAGGACGGCGTCCAGACCGACGGCCGCCATAAGGACAGGATATGA